The Corallococcus caeni genomic interval ACCGCCGCGTCCAGCGTCTCCCGGTTGCGCCCGGTGATGGCCACCCGAGCCCCCTCCGCCACGAACAGCCGCGCCGTCGCCAGCCCGATGCCGCTGTTGCCGCCCGTGATCAGCGCCGTCTTCCCCTTGAGCCGCATCTGAGTGCCTCCGGATTGAGTGGTTTCATGATGAAACCAATTGCCGGATGAATAAAAGCCCTGGTTTCGTTATGCAACCAGTTGTGGAACGGCCCTCTGGACGGAGGCGGTGATGAAGCGGACGAGCATGGAAGGCGTGGCGTGCCCGGTGGCCCGGTCCCTGGACGTCATCGGGGACTGGTGGTCGCTGCTCATCGTGCGTGACGCGCAATACGGCCTGCGCCGCTTCGGTGAGTTCCAGAAGAGCCTGGGTGTGGCGAAGAACATCCTGACCCAGCGCCTGAAGCACTTGGTGGAGCACGGCATCCTGGACACCCAGCCGGCCTCCGACGGCAGCGCGTGGCAGGAATACGTGCTGACGGAGAAGGGGCGGAGCCTGTTTCCCATCCTGGTCGCGCTGGGCCAGTGGGGTCAGGAGCACTGCTTCCAGGCAGGAGAGCCGCGCACGCGGGTGCTCGACAAGGCGCACGGGAAGCCGGTGAAGCCGCTGGAGGTGCGCGCCGCGGACGGCCGGGTGCTGACGGTCCAGGACGTGCGCCTGGAGCGGCCGCCCACACAAGGTTAGCGCCACCCGGGGCCCGGGTGGTTAGGGTGTGCCCATGACGCGCCCTGCATCGGATTCGTGGTCACTGCCCTGGATGGGGCTGGGGCTGAGCAGCAACCTGAGCGCCTCGGACGTGCCGCATCCGTACCGGTTGCTCGACGCCTCGCCCGGTCTCTTCGACTTCGTGGAGTACAGCGCGCCCATCGCGTTGGAGGAGGCGAAGGCGCAGGCCACGCTCTTTCCGGAGATGTGGCGCCGGCGTCAGGAGGTGCCGGTCCTCTTCCACCCCGTGCACCTGAACCTGTGGGGCCCGGAGCTGGAGCCCGCGTCCGCGCTGGCGCAGCTGGACGCGCACGCGCGCGCGGTGGGCAGCCCGTGGGTGGGCAACGACGTGGGCTGGTGGCACGCGGGCGGCCAGCCCTTCCCGGGCTACCTCTACGTCACGCCGCCGTTCAACGACGCGGGCGTGCGGGACAGCGCGGCGCACGCGCTCCACATCCAGGCGGGCTTGAGCGTGCCGCTGGTGATTGAAAACCCCGCCGTCCTCGCCACGCGCGGCGGCCTGCACGCGCTGGACTTCATGGCGAAGCTGCACGCGCGCACGGGCCTGCCGCTGCTCCTGGATCTGGGCCACCTCTTCAGCCACCAGCTCTCCGCGGGGCTGCCACTGCGCACGGGCCTGGACGGCTTCCCGTTGGAGCAGGTGGTGGAGATCCACATCGCGGGCGGCGTGGTGACGCGCAGGGGAGGGCGGGCCTTCTACGTGGATGATCACACGCAGCCCGTGCGCGAGGAGCTATTCGAGCTGCTGGCGGAAGTGCTCCCGCGCTGTCCGCGCCTGCGCGCCGTCACCTTCGAGGGCGACGGTCATCCGCCGGAGGTGGCGCTCGCGTCGCTGCGGCGGCTGCGCGCGCTCGTGCCGAAGGAGTCCCGTCCTCCCATCGCCTTCCCCGCGTCGCGCGAGCCCGTGCCCGCGCTCACCGGGGAGAGCCGCCCGTGGGCGCTGTTCGACGCGGGCCACGGCGTCACGCCGGCCACGGAGGACGCCGACCCCGAGGGCACGCGCGCGGACCGGGACTTCCGGCTGGCGGTGGTGGCCGAGCAGCTGGACAAGGACTGGCCCCTGACGCGCCTGCTGCTCGCGGCGACGCCGGAGGGGCTGGAGTCCTTCACCCGCTCGCGCGAGTACCGGGGCCTCTTCGACGGGCTGGGCAAATCGCTGTCCCACGCCTTCGCGTCCTGGGCGCGCAAGCGCGTGATGGCCGCGCCGTCGGACGGGGTGGCCGCCGCGCTGTCGCTGGAGATGATGCTGCCGCACGCCTTCCTCCAGGAGCCCCCGGCCCCCGCCCCGGGCCAGGTGGCGCTGGCCGAGGACGTCCGCCTGGGCGCCTTCCCCGCGGACCTCACGGAGCTGGTCTTCGCCTCACGGGCGTTGCGGCGTCACCTCACCGGCCGTGCGTGGGCCTGCGGGGCCCTGGAGGTGTCCGGCCTGGAGGCCCTGGCGCAGGTGGCGGCCCGGCCGGGCCCGGGCCCGTGGCGCTTCGCCATCCGCCGCAAGGGGACGGGCTTCGAGGTCCTGACCCTACCGCCGGAGGTGGCCGCGGGGCTCCAGGGGCTCGCGGACGGCCCGCGTCCGGTGGAAGACCTGCCCGCGTGGCTGCTCGCGGAAGGGCAGGCGCGCGGGCTCTTGCGGCGGGCATAAGCCCCGCGCGGTGTCGGGGAGTCAACGGACCCTTGCGCCCACCTGTCTGGTGGGGTACTGCCCGCCGCATGTCGTCACCCCTCGTCGTTGGTATCGCGGGCGGCACCGCGTCCGGCAAGACCACGGTGGCCCGCAAGGTGCGTGAAGCCCTCGCCGACTGCCGGGTCGCCTTCATTGATCAGGACTCGTACTACCGGGACCTCAAGGACATGCCCCTGGTGGACCGGCGGGAGGTGAACTTCGACCATCCCGACGCGTTCGACACGGAGTTGCTGGTCAGCCACCTGCGCGCGCTCAAGCAGGGCCACGCCATCCAGAAGCCCGTCTACGACTTCGTCACGTCCAGCCGCCAGACGCACACGCACCGCGTGGACCCCGGGGACATCATCCTCATCGAGGGCATCCTCGTGCTGCACATGAAGGAAGTGCGCGACGAGATGGACGTGAAGATCTACGTCGACGCGGACGACGACCTGCGCATCCTTCGCCGCCTCACCCGCGACATCAAGGACCGCGGCCGCGACTTCGACCACGTGGTGGGCCAGTACCTGCGCCACGTGCGCCCCATGCACATGGGCTTCGTGGAGCCGTCCAAGCACCACGCGGACATCATCATCCCGCACGGCGGCAACAACGACATCGCCATCGGGATGCTGGTGGGCGCGCTCCGGGCGCGGCTCGCCAGCCAGCACCAGTCGCAGCGCTAGCTAGCCGCGCAGCCAGCGCAGGAAGTCCTGCACCGGCCCCTTGAGCCGGTGCGCGTCCGCGAGCAGGGTGCCGTGGTCCCCCGGCCCCTGCAGCTCCACGAACCGCGCCTGCACGCCCGCCGCCGTCAGCTGGTGGTACGTGTCCCGCACGCGGCCCGCGGGCGCCAGCGCGTCCGTCGCGCCCGCGAGCAGCAGCACCCGCGCGCGGATCCGCGAGAACGTCTCCGTCAGGTCGCAGCCCGCGTACGCGGAGCAGAGCAGCGACCACGCCACCGGGTCGAACGTGTCCGCGAACGACGCGGCCTCCGCCTCCAGCGCCGCCTGCGCCGCCGCGCTGTCCGCATACGTCGTGCCCAGGTAGTCACGCCCGTAGAGCAGCTTGAGGTAGTCCAGCCGCAGCCGCGCCAGCGTCCGGTTCGGCGCGCGCTCGCGCAGGGGCGGGGTGTCCTCGTTGTCGGGCGCCATGCGCAGCACCTGCGACGTGAGGCCCAGCTTCTCGCGCAGCCCCTCCGGCAGCGCCCGCGCCGCGCCCAGCACCACCACGCCGTCCGCCAGCTCCGGGAACAGCGCCGCGAGCCGCAGCGCGACGAGCCCGCCCAGGCCCACGCCCACCAGCGCCCGCACGTGCGTGAGCCCCAGGGCCCGCAGCAGCGCGGACACGCCCCGCGCCATGTCCAGCACGGTGATGGGCGGCATGGACGCGCCCCACGGCGCCCCGGTGTGCGGATCCAGCGTCACCGGCGACGTGGATCCGAACGGGCTGCCCAGCAGGTTGGGCACGATGACCGGCGTCACGTCCGGATCCAGCGCCTTGCCCGGGCCGATGAGCTCGCGCCCCCAGCCCGAAGGTTGGAACGCACCGTTCACTTCCGTGCTCAAGGCCTGGTGGGAGTGGGCCAGGTCGTGCAGCACCACCACCGCTTTGCCATCAGACGGTTTCCCGAAGGCCTGCCAGGCAATCTGGGGGCTTCCCAGCAGCTCTCCTTCCTCCAGCGGAAGGGGCACGGTGAACAGGTGGATTCCCTCGGCCTGGGGCACGATGATGCGGCTCATATCATTGCCTGCCCGAACGCACAGGAGCCTGTCGCTTGAAGCGCTACTTCGGAATCATCGTTGTCATCGCC includes:
- a CDS encoding alpha/beta fold hydrolase, with protein sequence MSRIIVPQAEGIHLFTVPLPLEEGELLGSPQIAWQAFGKPSDGKAVVVLHDLAHSHQALSTEVNGAFQPSGWGRELIGPGKALDPDVTPVIVPNLLGSPFGSTSPVTLDPHTGAPWGASMPPITVLDMARGVSALLRALGLTHVRALVGVGLGGLVALRLAALFPELADGVVVLGAARALPEGLREKLGLTSQVLRMAPDNEDTPPLRERAPNRTLARLRLDYLKLLYGRDYLGTTYADSAAAQAALEAEAASFADTFDPVAWSLLCSAYAGCDLTETFSRIRARVLLLAGATDALAPAGRVRDTYHQLTAAGVQARFVELQGPGDHGTLLADAHRLKGPVQDFLRWLRG
- a CDS encoding DUF692 domain-containing protein → MTRPASDSWSLPWMGLGLSSNLSASDVPHPYRLLDASPGLFDFVEYSAPIALEEAKAQATLFPEMWRRRQEVPVLFHPVHLNLWGPELEPASALAQLDAHARAVGSPWVGNDVGWWHAGGQPFPGYLYVTPPFNDAGVRDSAAHALHIQAGLSVPLVIENPAVLATRGGLHALDFMAKLHARTGLPLLLDLGHLFSHQLSAGLPLRTGLDGFPLEQVVEIHIAGGVVTRRGGRAFYVDDHTQPVREELFELLAEVLPRCPRLRAVTFEGDGHPPEVALASLRRLRALVPKESRPPIAFPASREPVPALTGESRPWALFDAGHGVTPATEDADPEGTRADRDFRLAVVAEQLDKDWPLTRLLLAATPEGLESFTRSREYRGLFDGLGKSLSHAFASWARKRVMAAPSDGVAAALSLEMMLPHAFLQEPPAPAPGQVALAEDVRLGAFPADLTELVFASRALRRHLTGRAWACGALEVSGLEALAQVAARPGPGPWRFAIRRKGTGFEVLTLPPEVAAGLQGLADGPRPVEDLPAWLLAEGQARGLLRRA
- the udk gene encoding uridine kinase yields the protein MSSPLVVGIAGGTASGKTTVARKVREALADCRVAFIDQDSYYRDLKDMPLVDRREVNFDHPDAFDTELLVSHLRALKQGHAIQKPVYDFVTSSRQTHTHRVDPGDIILIEGILVLHMKEVRDEMDVKIYVDADDDLRILRRLTRDIKDRGRDFDHVVGQYLRHVRPMHMGFVEPSKHHADIIIPHGGNNDIAIGMLVGALRARLASQHQSQR
- a CDS encoding winged helix-turn-helix transcriptional regulator; this encodes MKRTSMEGVACPVARSLDVIGDWWSLLIVRDAQYGLRRFGEFQKSLGVAKNILTQRLKHLVEHGILDTQPASDGSAWQEYVLTEKGRSLFPILVALGQWGQEHCFQAGEPRTRVLDKAHGKPVKPLEVRAADGRVLTVQDVRLERPPTQG